CCGTGTCGCCCGGGAGGGTGTCGACCGCGGCCGTACACGGCTCGATCCGAGCCTTGCACCAGGCGCGCACCCGCTCCGCCTTTGAGGAAGAAGTGGTGGGCGACGACGTCGGAGTCCCTCAGAGCGCCGAAGATCTCGCGCAGATGGCCCGGGTGCACCAGCGTCATGGGCACGAGCGCTGGGCGCCGGTACTCCTCGACCAGGCCCACGGCCAGGTCCGCGACCTGCCGCCGCCACAGCCGCAGGTCCTGGAAGTCGCCGGTCGGCACCTCCACGATCTCCCGCAGCACATAGCCGACCATCTCCGGGTCGAAGACCAGTGCCCGTGCCCCGGGCCACCTCGGCCGCAGTTCCTCCAGCGCCCCGAGTTCCTTGCGATCACCGACCCGTCAAACGTCCCGTTCAGACCGACGGCGCCCCCGTGCTCCCCCTCACCACCAAACTCGTCGGCACGAGGTCGGTGCCCGGCTCCGCGCCGCTGCCCGCGCGGATCTGTTGGAGGACCTTCTGGACGCAGCGGTGCCCCACCTCGGCGAAGTCCTGGTGGACCGTGGTCAGGGGCGGTACGAAGAACGCCGCGTCGGGGATGTCGTCGAAACCCACCACGCTGACGTCGTACGGCACGGACAGCCCCCGCTCGTGGAAGGCCCGCAACAACCCCAGCGCCATCTGGTCGTTGGCGGCGAACACGGCCGTGCAGTCCGGCGGTTCGGGAAGCACGAGGCCGGCCTCGTAACCGGACTCCGCCGACCAGTCCCCGTACAGCGCGGGCGGCACCGGCCGCCCCGCCTCCCCGAGCACCGCCCGCCAGGCCTGTGCCCGCCGCTGCCCCGCGTAGGACTCCTGCGGACCCGTCACATGCCACACGGTCCGGTGCCCCAGGTCGAGCAGATGCCGTACGGCCTTCCGGGCGCCGTCCGCCTGGTCGGTGTCGACCACGCTGTAGCGGTCGCCGGCGTCCGAGTCGACCACGACGACATGCACCCCGGGCGGCAGCTGCACCGTCCCCGTGTCGAGGAGATGGATCTCCATGATGACGATGACCGCGTCCACGGCCAGCTCACCCATCCGCGTGAAGGCGCCCAGCACGTTGTCCTGGGTCGGGACGTCGATGGGGATCAGGGTGATCGCGTACCCCTCGGCCGCCGCGTGCGTCGCGATCGCCTCCAC
Above is a window of Streptomyces griseorubiginosus DNA encoding:
- a CDS encoding LacI family DNA-binding transcriptional regulator → MVERGGSGVPGGRRKQRVSMADVAQRAGVSSQTVSRVANGHPGVIDSTREQVLAAMRELGYRPNSAARALRYGQFNTIGVILFSLSSTGNSRTVEAIATHAAAEGYAITLIPIDVPTQDNVLGAFTRMGELAVDAVIVIMEIHLLDTGTVQLPPGVHVVVVDSDAGDRYSVVDTDQADGARKAVRHLLDLGHRTVWHVTGPQESYAGQRRAQAWRAVLGEAGRPVPPALYGDWSAESGYEAGLVLPEPPDCTAVFAANDQMALGLLRAFHERGLSVPYDVSVVGFDDIPDAAFFVPPLTTVHQDFAEVGHRCVQKVLQQIRAGSGAEPGTDLVPTSLVVRGSTGAPSV